GGTTCTGCAGGTCGAACTCGCCGTCCCGGGCGCCCAGGACGAAGGCCCGCCACTCGGCGGGGGTGAAGATCAGCGACGGGCCGTCGGGCTCCGCGCCGTTGCGCATCGCGATGTACCCGTCGACGAAGGCGATCTGCACGCCCTGCTCGTCGCCGGGGGCGTGCTGCCACTCGGCGCCGCTCACGTCCAGCTCGATCTTGCGCCGCTCGTTCGCCGCCTGGGCTGCCTCTGCCGGCGTCATCCGCACGTCCTCCCGCTCGACTCCTGCCGGAGCCGTCCTCGATGGTCGATGCCGTCCTCGGTGGTCGGCCGGTGCCCAGCCTAGCCAGCCGGAGCCGCCCGGTCCGGCCGTTCCGCCCCGGAGGCCCGCGGACGGGGCGGGACTGGTCCGATCCGGCCGTCCGGCGGCGACACCTGTGCTAAGGAGGGCCGTTCCGGGCCGCGGACGGGCGAGGATGGGGCGACGAGCAGTCAGCCACGCACCCGGGAGCAGCCGATGGACCAGCGGGACGGCAGCCGCGCCGACGTCATCCCGATCACCACCGCGCCCTCGGCGCCGCCGGTGGGCGCCGCGACGGGCACCGTGACCGCGCCCGTGCCGTCCGTGCCGCGCCCCTCCCGTCCGGCCGGGCACGGGCGGGTGGGCCTGGTGCTGGTGTCGCAGAGCCAGGAACTGGCGGACGCGGTGCGGACGGTGGCGCTGGCCCTGGCGGAGGCGGACGATCCGGCTCCGGTGGTGGCGACCGGCGGCTCGCTCGCGGACGGGCCGGGCAGCAGCGCGGTGCTGGTCGCGGCGGCGGCCCGCCGGGTCGACCAGGGCCATGGGGTGGCGGTGCTGTGCGACCTGGACGGCCCGGTGCGCACGGTGCTGACCGTGCTGGCCGCGGCCGAGGAGCACGGCCTGCCGTTCCCG
The window above is part of the Kitasatospora sp. NA04385 genome. Proteins encoded here:
- a CDS encoding PTS-dependent dihydroxyacetone kinase phosphotransferase subunit DhaM, translating into MDQRDGSRADVIPITTAPSAPPVGAATGTVTAPVPSVPRPSRPAGHGRVGLVLVSQSQELADAVRTVALALAEADDPAPVVATGGSLADGPGSSAVLVAAAARRVDQGHGVAVLCDLDGPVRTVLTVLAAAEEHGLPFPTRFADAPFVEGAVAAVATATAGGDLAAVLDAAEETARRPKR
- a CDS encoding DUF397 domain-containing protein codes for the protein MTPAEAAQAANERRKIELDVSGAEWQHAPGDEQGVQIAFVDGYIAMRNGAEPDGPSLIFTPAEWRAFVLGARDGEFDLQNQPPQQ